The DNA segment AGACATGGACATAATTATCAACGAagaccttttaaaaatattaatgctaTTCAGCTCCTCGAAAAAATACGAGAACTTGAGAGTCACTTTTGAATCACGAGATGTTCTTCCTTAGCCTGAAagctgaaaattaaaataatcgaaGAATATGAAGCTCGCCATAATcacaatataacaattattacgtattatttattattctgccATTTGTTAAACGTTTTATAATTTGCAAACATCTGTTATTAAAGATGATATATTTCAATCAACAACAGTCTCTGacgaaaataaaatgcaaGACAGTGTTAGGAGTAACAgttcttatttttaactttcttatttaatatatttctgtacCTCGTTGTCtcaatttttgtaaatgttattagtCTAAAGTAAAAACACAAACGGAGTGCAACTTTAAGAACCTTTAAATATTACGCGCATAGACGTACCATTGAACCCGTATAGTAAAGTAGATCGTAGTTTAAACTTTATGTACTCAAGTATTCTGTGCATGGATTTTGTGTTTACTTCTACTTAATAAGTTAATAGTTGATCTGTGTTTCTTAACTACTTAAATCTGTGGTATTATTTTATGGCATCAAAGGCCAAAGCAGTTGAGTGCAGTGTAAACTGTGtagcataatatttttagatgtaGAAAGTTCGTGTCAGCtgcttattatttttcaaaatcgtGCACGTAACAGGTAAATATGTCAGGGTacctaattagattttaaccAAGTAAGATTTCATTGTAGTAATCCCAATATACTCGTTTGTAGGTTAGAATAGTACGATTTAATATGCAGAACAACCCCCAGGAGCTTTCATGGCAGGCGATTCAGGCTATTGTCGGGGTTAAACTTCCGCCTAATGTGTTGCGATTCGACGACattgaatttcatttaataaactcaaGATTAGGTGAAGAAGATTCGGATTCTGACGTTGAAATTATCGAAAATGATTGGGAGTCGGACAACAACGTATCGTCAAAGCCCGAGCATTCGGACAACGAGAAACCTTCACCTGAGAGAGGGCAGAGTGAGTCACCTATTTTACATCTCGTAGAACCTGATAATAACAATTCAGGAAAAGATTTATTAGACTATAGAAACTATCTAGCCAAAATGGATACCAAAGATATCGAAATCGATCAAACTATTCTCAATCAAAGCGACGACGCGGACAGCTCAAACGGGAATGTCATGtccattgaaaattatttagaagtaACCTTGTCTACAGACTCGGAGGCTAGTCATACTTGTAGCCAGTGCAACCAAATATTTTCCAGTGAACAGTTGTTGTCTTCGCATAATTGCAATGCTAAACCCAccgaagaaaaaaaatatccatgtCATGTATGTTCAGAAAAATTCCCTAGCTATTGGGAACTTAGAAAGCACATTAACAGTCATTTTCCAGGAATGTTGGATTCTAAATCAAGCTTTTGTCACTTGTGTCAGAAAGACTATACAAAAACAGGATTTATGAACCATTTGAGAAAGCATACTGGAGAGCGCCCATTTGTGTGTGAGTTGTGTCATAAAGCATTCTCCCAGTCAAGTTCACTCTCTATACACATGAAGTTTCACCTCAATGTGCGCAAACATGCGTGCACTGTCTGCGAAAAGAAGTTTGTTACCAAAAGTGAACTGTCACGACACATGACTGTTCACACAAAACAAAAGTCTTATTACTGTGGTGTCTGTGATAAAGCATTCACTCGTTCTGATAACATGAAAAAACATGAGAAAACACATGGATAATAAAGAGCATCAACTATACAATTCTTTGAGGAATAAATTTGTAGCTGTGCTTATGTTTacatcatattttatgatgCTTTTTCTAATGAAGCTTAGATTCTCCCATTGCCAAAAATTtagtcataattaatatttatagaatattatgttttataccaaattgaaaaaaaaatctttctagttcatattataattagtcaTTATGGTGTGTTATTGTGAGTGATTCTACTCTTATAGTGTGCTGCTGTATTTGCTTTTGagttaggttttatttataaatttagttatttttgcATGTTCAGTAATCCTAGTAAGTAGTAAGTAAACCTTTGCAGGTGCTGTAATGTAAAATGTCACACATATCTCGACCCAATGTTGCCTTTTTAGATATGATAAAGTGATATTTATGTGGATATAGGTCAAATGTCCAAAGATTCCGATAGCCAAGCTGTAATGTTTGTATTAGAGATAggagaaatattaatacatttggGGCCTTCTATAAAACTTGTCACAAATTGTTCCTGCTTCTAATTGGAAGCTTTAACAactcaatatatttttgtatatctttACTTTAAAGCATTTTTGTGCTAGTGAAGTGTACACATTGCCAAAATTtagataagataaaatattattcttaatatactGTGCTGTAACCAAAGCAATAACTAACTAATGTgcctatttctatatatttacttttaagtaatataccaaatacataatatattttagatattaaaagtttaataaagtaaatatatatttatgccAAATGGGGAAGTCAATTACACTTTTAACTGTAATTAGATAATAGGGCATTTTGAAGTTTTTCCTGTTGACATGGTCTCAAACgataaaatttagtttcaaattaatttagatataaaatgctatttattaatgaacttAAATTTGCATcacaaataattgtttaattgaaCATGTTTCTGAttctatacttttatatttttccatgTATAGAATgacattaattatgtattgacTTAGTAAAATGTTGTTATCCCAAAGATTGGCTGAAAaccaaagttatttaaatttaagtcatTCTATGTGCcacttcatttaatttttcttggTTGTTAATACCAATAcctttatatctattttattgacaacattttgtatttaggTGTAGACAATAATTgcatagtatttattatatatttaattttagggGTTTATATGCATGACttgtttatagttttaagGTTGAGCCAAATGGAAAAAGAACACAAAATCTACAAGACTGACAATAATATTCAGAGTAGATATTAACTTCTGCACAAAACACTATTTATTGATGCCTTCTTACTgcgatatttatataaattgcacATTGTTATAAAACTCATCATGACAATTAGAATAAGATccgtttaatataatatataaataatttttataaaaattgtaataattactgattttattaaagagttGTTTGTTGCAagtcatgttttattttgtttccaaattaaaatagtcATTTTCCCTTTGTTCTAGGTTGTCGTTGCGATGTCGGCAAGGTTACGTAATCTTAATCCATATGAATTGCATAAGTACTTGGTTAATgtgtattgtttaaatacaaaGGGCTCCACGGGACTTCTTACACGTGACACGTCTAAGGATAGAACCGATCTTGATGTTATAAGAGAAAACCACAAGTTTCTTTGGGAAGAGGACGATGTGGCCGACACATGGGAGAAGCAGTtagctaaaaaatattatgataaactCTTTAAAGAGTATTGTATATGTGACTTAAGCAGATATAAAGAGAATAAAGTAAGTCCTTTGAATCATGCGTATTAAAGACAGAAAAAGCATACAATCGTAGGTTGTATAGTCGTAAttgaaactaataataataacgcaGAGGCaacataagataaaataaacgttGAGTTACTTAGTTTCCCCTAACTGTTAACATAAAATGGGGCTCTGCCCCTCTGAATTTGAATGGCCTTTTTTTGCCTGAGAGACCTTCCTTTGTATAACGTGTAACAAGCCAGGGAGAGCACAATAGCGGTACTGCCTTTCTGTAGGCTAAATATAGCACGTACGGTATTAACCCGCAGATACAGTAGCGCACATCTGCTCACCATTTCTTATATTCGACATTGAATATCCAGGCGCAAGCTGCCTAACAAATTAACGAATAAATTATCACTAATAAAAGGCGTCCCATGAGATTTGGAATGAAGCATTCGCTAATTATTATTCGAGGTCCCAACCTTATTTAGAGAAAAATAACGTATACACaggtttgtttataatatagtattatcattcttaaaattaatttatatgtagtaCGGTTACCTAAGACCTGTAGTAGGGTAAGATCCTGGAGCATGAGCTACATAGGACAAACGGATTTTCTTTATAGAGctagaagaaaatatttataagttgcCAGGAAATGGACCTAGGGATAAAGTGTTACATGCAGtaggtaaagaaaaataagctGACTTACGGCTGATTAACCTAAtttgtttctaaaaaataataatcgttgcaaaatttaatttgtgttaaaaaatatttacttgatatatttctgatttattgttaatcggtaaatatttttaattaggtagcaaaagataattataatattatttacattttactagATGATAAGTCAATGCCTAATTGCCTATTTGCATGATCTTCGCACTCATCAGCAATAAAATAACtgctgaaataaaaacaagatgTTTTGTAAACAATACAAAGAAAACGATACAGATTAGTTAAATAACTTGTTATAATACTAGGCACAATGAGTAAGTTACAAAAAtttgtacaaatattaatgaaatatagaaatattctCTATGATAAACATGAAATACTCTACTTGATGCATCACGAGGCTACGGCAGTGCCGTAGCAAAGAGAGGGCGGCGGGAGCGGTCCATACCAGGTGACACCCACCCGGTCTCTCAACTTTAAGaacaatgtacaaacaaaaaattcgatagcataaaaatttatttttcagggaTTCATCCACTAGCACTACCTCAGGTCTATGTAGAATTCGGGGATTCTCAACGtccttaatttttttgcaatgTACAATTAggatgctttatttaaatgtagtaCTTGCGTAAACCAAGGATGTCGTTAGAAAATGTCGAATTTTTCTTCGATGATGATATCGGTTTGCGTTTAGGTGGCACTGAGGTGGCGTATCGAAAAAGAAGTTGTTCTTGGGAAGGGACAATTCCACTGCGGCTCTAAGGGGTGTAACAGCGATCAAGGGCTAAAATCGTGGGAAGTAAATTTTGCTTACCGGGAAGGCGACGAAAAGAAGAATGCTCTTGTTAAAGTTCGTGAGTATTTCCCAATACATTATTGTTCTACATTACGTCATTATCTACTAGGTACTTATTAGGTACAGTAAGTGAGTATTCGTAATTGTTTCATGTAATTAACACCAATCTATCTTATGAACTGTATTTTATAAGGTAGCGAGCGCAATTTGTTTGCTAAAATAATTAGCCGTTAATAGTTAAAAGTTTGACGTTTAAAAAGTACTATGTtacttatgtaaaaaaatatttataagtactaaaaacataaaagcttattataatttcttatttaaaatattttttagatcaaatttattattttatcatcatCTGTCGAAGCAAGtttaacagtaaaatattagaacataCATAGAGACCGCGATGCGATTCCAATATGGTTCAGTTAGGCCATTGTACGAAAAAAAGGCGATTCAATTTAGGAATTTCAGATTCATTAGAATTTCAACTGGTTCGTTTTAACACAGCTTATGACCCCCGGAACATTGACGTTTTTCTTGTGGAGCcctatttaataatacgatAGCTTTATCTGTTATGTGTTATTATATGTACCTactttatgtatatttgaaaAGTAGATATTAcgttaaatgaaaatgtacaaaactgacagtaaatggattttataaattcaggTCTTTGTCCAGAATGCTCCGAAAAATTAAACTACCGATCTAAAAAGCGGGAGATTAAAAGGTTAAAGAAGAGTCataaaaagaagaaacatGTTAAAGAATCAGATGAAGAGGAAGATGTGCCCCAAATTGAAACTGAAGAAATATCTGAGGAGTCATCGATATCAGCTCAAGCGGTGAACGACGACGGAAACTCTTTGTGGAAGAAAGGTCAACATCaacatcattatttattttaggacTTGACGTTGCCAAGTATAAGTTTACGGAGTGCGGCGTTCGTACATATTCTAATCAATCAAACCTAAACTTAGTTCGCGATCTGTCAAACCATTTTTTCTGTATGATGATTGGAATATTTAGTACTTAAAACGAGATTAACGCGTATTGTCGAGGGTCCGAACTGAGACACGGGGGTGAATCCTACCTCAGCATAAAACCCCTATGCCTGATGGACTGGCCCCCCAATGAAATTGGACAAAACCTTTCCAAATTTGAGACTTAGTATAGTCAAAATCTATTAGGATTACAGTAGATATACCGTCCGGTGGTcacacataatttttttatgtaaatttattatgtgaCTTTGTGAACATCGTCGACATTCTTAacgcttaatatttttataggtgtTCAAGAAACAGAAGAAAAATCTCGCGAAGAAGAGTTCGAAAACTACTTGGAAGAATTGCTGCTATAACATTATATGaaggttataaataaaatacacaatgtATGATTCATTCTATTTATTGTGTTCAATTTtactttgataatttaaaaaatatattaaaatcactaGTAATAATCACATACTTGTAATCAATAGTTAGGGACAAAACTCGTATCTAAtcacaaataacaattaatatgtGCAGCTCAGTCAATTTTTAGTGGAGTCTAGACTGGCTAgaacaaaaaactttatagaaaacatttttcatcatcaaataaaataccaaatttcctagatattgatattttattcagaaataaaataaaaagattaaagAGAGATGTTTGACACCCGAGGCGACCTTAGTCctttctattaataaactaGGGAACGCAAGCATTATGTTACACATAGAAAATGTATTGCCATTATAGTCATCTCTTTGATTGAAACATGTGTTaactgtagattttttttgttcatttaaAGCGTACATTTGAAGTAAGTTTGACATCCgcaaaaaaacacaaaaacattCATACTAGaaacatttgttaaaaaaattcgttcttgttaaaatacattttttcttgttaattTAGACTCCACTTTACACTTAGTGTCACCTATTAGCTACATTTTAACTCTACCtaactacaattattatcAGAGATTATTCATGTGCGTATAGTTATTGAAGTTCCCTTTTTCAAACCGTAAGCACTCAACGAGCAATGACGTAGTATGtcctttacaaaatattatacagagAGAAACAACATATAGTTGCTGAATttggattaaatttttatgtagtaTGTGACTATAAGGACTGATAActgtttattgaaaattataatatatagctttataattatatattttaatattgtaataaattgacATAAGAACATACCTTAAAATATACCAAGTGTGAATATAtcacaacaaaaaataaaatttattataaacataaatcttACAAAACACAACATACAATGACTTATGAATTCCGCTAGAatcactattttaattttcaaaaatgttctttacGGATAACTTTGCAACTTTTAAACAAACTGTTTTTTGTTAACTTAATTGTTAGAAAAGTAGAATATATAAGCCATTGTCCAACAAAAATACTAACTAATTGTTAAAAGCCAAAAAAATGCTGCCACACTTTTTTAGTCTTGACCAGCCGCTATAGCGAGGGAATTGGGAACCTTGCAAATGTCGACTTTAAAAAGCAATGCGGTCGCTCGAAgcgctttaaattttaaatatgactcTAATTTGCACCAATCTAGCGCTTAAAACTATTCCTATAACAAAGCTCAGTTTCACAAAacgtttattgttattaaagtgCTTAATTAAGCGTTACAGAACGCTTAAAAACCAGCTAATAGGGGtctgaatacggtcaagtgtgATTTGGTGAATACTTCGTTTTATTTGTCAATAAAatggttaaaatttaaatttttatacatcaaaCATTTGGTTTTAACATAGGGTTTaaagaaacatattttcataacgTAAACCAGGCCAGTGTTTCTGCGTCGGTCGACAATTGTACCTATAACAATacacatgttttaaataaataggttCTCTTCTTGTTATTTCCAAAgcttactttaaattaaccGTTACGAAAAGCGGGAAGGAAGAACACAAGGAATGGAATGATATTCAGATGGGTAAAATATATCGACGCGTGGTGTCCGCATTGTAATAGAATGGAGAAGTGTGCCTTTGCCACTTGGCAAGCCGATGaagaacttatattttatgccaatatatcattaaaataagtatattgttattactttattaatccaataaaaaaagaaggaATCACGTCCTTAACTTAAACGTTAACGTAACAATACagtacaaataaaacttaactcACGGACTTGCAGACATAATAATAGTGCCGGTTTAGTTAGTCTGTGCTTAAAGTGAACTTTCgtggattttttattatgttggcAACACCGTTTCGTCATTATATTTCGACAGTTAATCTTGAtacttattatgaaaaaaatcataagtatcaagattttataatgtataattttcgtaaatttagccttttttaaaattaaataaaaacatcgcaACTAAAAATACCAACTTCAGttcaattttacaattaagcaacataataaaaaagtaaacataGAATCTATGATATAGATACAAGTATGTGTTTTCAAGCTTATGTTATATGAGTAATAATGGGATTAAGTCTAAAACTAACCTTTtaacttctttttttaatatacatatttaaatcgttttaattttaactgttCAGTTCAGTTACATGGAAgacttgtaatatttaaaaatcttcaaaCACAAAAAGCTAAACTGAATTATAatccaatttaaaaataccttgttttatttgtgtgaCCCCTTAGAAACATCTTCATCATCAGAACAATCTTCGTCGTGTGTGTGTGTCAGTTGCCGGGGCGTCTCTGGACGCACATGGGGTACTGTTGAgttctacaaaaaataaaattatatttacatggAGTAAGATACAAACCACCAATTCCAAGGGCTTAACTagctttatataaacaaaatttataaattattaaattcggttatttatattaatacaattaatttattagtgttttttaatttgacaagTGCAGGCTTCATGTCCTCGGGAAAACTATTTAGTAACTCGTTTTTTTAGTATTCTATCTCCATCTTACTTTTGTACCATGAGTATAAGTGTTATCATGTTAgatcttatatattatcttacaTAAAAACACTTCGACAACGCGATTCAAAGTAAAGTcatagtattaattattttctgccCTGATTTACCTTAAtgctatgtatttgcgtgttgatTGGTTAAACGTTgggtttttcataattatttattactttaagatGTGATAAAGAGCACTATGTAATGTTTGCtggtatttaaaaacattttgtataaatacgaTTAGAAAGAGTGACTAGGAGTTTATTCTTAGTTCTTGTACGTTCTACCCttatttaagaactggcagttcgAGGTAGATATCGCTCTTAACGATACAGTTTAATCAATTAAGAGAACTTTAGttctataacaaaaataaatccagtggctctacaacctttttaggttagAGCTATATGTTTTCAAATTACAATTCTATCCCTGATCCTatgatcgtaggttcgattctaGGCTGTGCATCAAAACACTatctattttctattaaacagaaaaatcgcgaggaaaccgagTCTAAGAGCCTAGACTTAAGGTTGATAGTACTactatctattaattaataatctacTAGCCTATTAGAAATGGTCAAGGaacatataaagaaatctgaAGGCTAGACCTGtaaaggttgtagcaccattggtatacatatatattattgtcatAAATACACGATTTACTTCCACAAGTTAATATTCTACTATTCATTAATTATCTTATACCTTGCTGTCCGTATCCTGTGATCCAACAGCTTCATCAGATGAAATCTCTGCCACACAAGTAGTGCTGAGAGCGCGTTGGGCGTATGTCTGTCGCGTTCTGTGGATAAATTTTACCGAATTACACTTCATACAattcataattcaaaataataaataaacaaaattcggATAAGGTATTTTATCTCTTAGggttaaatactatttttttatttttatttatattaacataccTATCAATGGTGGGCGTATCAACTGTGAATCGTTGTTCGTGTGCGACCGTAGACTCGTGGGGCATGAGCATAGCCGGGGCACGGAACATGTAGCAGAAGGGATAGTACATCAGGTTAAGGAATGATGCTGCATACAGGTCTGCGTACCTCACCACCTAGAATAGTAATATAGgactgtttattttatcttataatacaaattatgcgtcacgttgtttgtccgctatggactcctaaactacttaactaaaatcaaatttgcacaccgtgtgcagtttgatctaacttaaaagataggatagcttacatacatatataattctactgtacgtgtgtatgtcactgaacttctcttaaacggctggagatttgaatgttgttttttatggGTTAGGGTGGAGCCCTAGAatgtttagattcacaaatcagtcCGGCAGATGTCGCCGAAGGAGTACTCTTATACATAGTTTAATATACTAATCGCTTGAAAT comes from the Pieris rapae chromosome 3, ilPieRapa1.1, whole genome shotgun sequence genome and includes:
- the LOC110993243 gene encoding zinc finger protein 596 isoform X1, which translates into the protein MQNNPQELSWQAIQAIVGVKLPPNVLRFDDIEFHLINSRLGEEDSDSDVEIIENDWESDNNVSSKPEHSDNEKPSPERGQSESPILHLVEPDNNNSGKDLLDYRNYLAKMDTKDIEIDQTILNQSDDADSSNGNVMSIENYLEVTLSTDSEASHTCSQCNQIFSSEQLLSSHNCNAKPTEEKKYPCHVCSEKFPSYWELRKHINSHFPGMLDSKSSFCHLCQKDYTKTGFMNHLRKHTGERPFVCELCHKAFSQSSSLSIHMKFHLNVRKHACTVCEKKFVTKSELSRHMTVHTKQKSYYCGVCDKAFTRSDNMKKHEKTHG
- the LOC110993243 gene encoding protein FRA10AC1 homolog isoform X2 codes for the protein MSARLRNLNPYELHKYLVNVYCLNTKGSTGLLTRDTSKDRTDLDVIRENHKFLWEEDDVADTWEKQLAKKYYDKLFKEYCICDLSRYKENKVALRWRIEKEVVLGKGQFHCGSKGCNSDQGLKSWEVNFAYREGDEKKNALVKVRLCPECSEKLNYRSKKREIKRLKKSHKKKKHVKESDEEEDVPQIETEEISEESSISAQAVNDDGNSLWKKGVQETEEKSREEEFENYLEELLL
- the LOC110993243 gene encoding protein FRA10AC1 homolog isoform X3 — translated: MSARLRNLNPYELHKYLVNVYCLNTKGSTGLLTRDTSKDRTDLDVIRENHKFLWEEDDVADTWEKQLAKKYYDKLFKEYCICDLSRYKENKVALRWRIEKEVVLGKGQFHCGSKGCNSDQGLKSWEVNFAYREGDEKKNALVKVQCSEKLNYRSKKREIKRLKKSHKKKKHVKESDEEEDVPQIETEEISEESSISAQAVNDDGNSLWKKGVQETEEKSREEEFENYLEELLL